ATACGACGATGGATAGTGTAAGCCCCGCCCGGATTACCTGTTTTGTTGGAAACAAACGATTAGACATGAAGAATCAACACCTTTTCTGAAAATAAGCAGTTAAACAAAGAGAATCAGCATCGAAACTATGCAGAGGGAAAGAGCAAATCCGAATAAACCGGGATGCCAGACCCACCTCAGTGCGCCGCAGCGTGTAAGCAGGAAACGAAGCCCCAGATATATTGGCATCGCGACGCACGCATAGACAAAGAATGGCGGCAGGTAGATGCCAGCCACCGAGAACTCACTCAGCATCGGTTCGACCT
Above is a window of Desulfovibrio sp. DNA encoding:
- a CDS encoding DUF1656 domain-containing protein: MLSEFSVAGIYLPPFFVYACVAMPIYLGLRFLLTRCGALRWVWHPGLFGFALSLCIVSMLILFV